A portion of the Coraliomargarita parva genome contains these proteins:
- a CDS encoding vWA domain-containing protein has translation MNNDLTYIAFILDRSGSMQSMAQEAIGGFNAFIEEQKKEPGDVRLSLVLFDHEYQPTVTDMPIQEMPPLTAEDYQPRGTTALLDAMGRTIDDLGKTLAALPEAERPGGVIVVTLTDGLENASQDYSSAMVAQKVKHQQAKYGWQFLFLGANLEAAEQAEALNIQRADRSVYASVEEGIAFNSKEISRRRREQRTKKIGF, from the coding sequence ATGAATAACGACCTCACCTACATCGCCTTCATTCTCGACCGCAGCGGCTCCATGCAAAGTATGGCCCAAGAAGCCATTGGCGGCTTCAACGCCTTCATCGAGGAACAGAAGAAGGAACCGGGGGACGTGCGGCTTTCGCTCGTGCTCTTTGACCATGAATACCAGCCGACCGTGACGGATATGCCGATCCAGGAGATGCCGCCACTGACCGCCGAGGATTATCAGCCGAGAGGGACGACAGCCCTGCTCGATGCGATGGGCCGGACCATCGACGACCTGGGTAAGACACTGGCCGCGCTGCCGGAAGCGGAACGACCCGGCGGCGTAATTGTGGTCACCCTGACCGACGGACTGGAGAACGCGTCGCAGGACTACAGCAGCGCAATGGTTGCCCAGAAGGTGAAGCACCAACAGGCAAAATACGGCTGGCAGTTTCTCTTCCTGGGCGCGAATCTGGAGGCGGCCGAGCAGGCCGAGGCTTTGAATATCCAGAGGGCCGACCGTTCCGTCTATGCAAGCGTGGAAGAAGGGATCGCTTTCAACTCGAAAGAAATCTCGCGCCGCCGGCGCGAACAGCGCACAAAGAAGATCGGCTTCTGA
- a CDS encoding DUF2779 domain-containing protein translates to MRQLSKSKLIAYRQCPKRLWLEIHKPELRDDSGSEASFAIGNEVGDVARVLYDPDQTGENVDPNRIGWDAAYERTAALLQSGEAPIFEAALRMPGALALADVMLPDRSLAELHWRMIEVKSSTGVKDYHLDDASIQTYVAEQSGIRLSQVGIAHINNQFVYQGDGDYKGLLAIEDITQYAKGRSAEVAGWIEQAQAVAAEANEPLRLPGPHCHTPFACGFCEYCWKDMTVPTHSPNLLPRLRSEKFEDWIGRGIFELHEVPNDEINAIQQRVKSCTLRNETYFDAATAGKRCQFDLYPVYFLDFETVNFAVPRWKGTRPYQQLPFQYSLHKCVTAGSIAHREFLDTSGQDPREVLARQLIEDCGDRGPIYAYNVGFEKRVLRELAEAYPAHATKLEAISERMKDLLPIARDCYYHPSQEGSWSLKAVLPAICPDLSYASLKEVQHGGAAVEAYLEAISPETSSERKAELRERLLEYCKLDTLATVRIWEFFRGNTK, encoded by the coding sequence ATGCGACAGCTCTCCAAATCGAAACTCATCGCCTATAGACAATGTCCCAAGCGTCTCTGGCTGGAAATCCACAAGCCGGAACTACGGGACGACAGCGGCTCGGAAGCGAGCTTTGCCATCGGCAACGAAGTGGGTGACGTAGCCCGGGTCCTCTATGATCCCGACCAGACCGGTGAAAATGTGGACCCGAACCGGATCGGCTGGGATGCCGCCTATGAACGGACCGCAGCGCTCCTGCAAAGCGGCGAAGCCCCGATCTTCGAAGCCGCCTTGCGCATGCCCGGCGCCTTGGCTCTGGCCGACGTCATGTTGCCGGACCGGTCCTTGGCCGAGCTGCACTGGCGCATGATCGAGGTGAAGTCCTCGACCGGCGTGAAAGACTATCATCTGGATGACGCCTCGATTCAGACCTATGTCGCCGAGCAGTCCGGCATCCGGCTCTCCCAAGTCGGGATCGCCCATATCAACAACCAGTTCGTCTACCAGGGCGACGGCGACTACAAGGGGCTGCTGGCGATCGAAGACATCACCCAATACGCCAAGGGCCGCAGCGCGGAAGTCGCCGGGTGGATCGAGCAGGCCCAGGCGGTTGCGGCCGAGGCCAACGAACCGCTGCGGCTGCCCGGGCCGCACTGCCACACGCCCTTTGCCTGTGGCTTCTGCGAGTATTGCTGGAAGGACATGACGGTCCCCACCCATTCCCCCAACCTGCTGCCCAGGTTACGCTCGGAGAAATTCGAAGACTGGATCGGGCGCGGGATCTTTGAACTCCATGAGGTGCCCAACGACGAGATCAACGCAATCCAGCAACGCGTCAAAAGCTGCACACTCCGGAACGAGACCTACTTCGATGCGGCCACCGCCGGCAAACGCTGCCAGTTTGATCTGTATCCGGTCTACTTTCTGGATTTCGAAACCGTCAATTTCGCGGTGCCCCGCTGGAAAGGCACCCGTCCCTACCAGCAACTGCCCTTCCAATACAGCCTGCACAAGTGCGTGACGGCCGGCAGCATCGCGCATCGCGAATTCCTCGACACCAGCGGACAGGATCCACGGGAGGTCCTGGCCCGGCAATTGATCGAGGATTGCGGCGACCGGGGTCCGATCTACGCCTACAATGTCGGCTTCGAGAAACGCGTCCTGCGCGAACTTGCCGAGGCCTATCCAGCACATGCAACTAAACTAGAGGCGATCAGCGAACGCATGAAAGACCTCCTGCCGATCGCAAGGGACTGCTACTACCACCCCTCCCAGGAAGGCAGCTGGAGCCTGAAAGCCGTGCTACCGGCGATCTGCCCGGACTTGAGCTATGCCAGCCTCAAAGAGGTCCAGCATGGAGGGGCTGCAGTAGAGGCCTACCTCGAAGCGATCTCCCCGGAGACCTCCAGCGAGCGAAAAGCGGAACTTCGCGAACGACTGCTGGAATATTGTAAGCTGGATACCCTTGCCACCGTGAGGATCTGGGAGTTTTTTAGAGGCAATACGAAATAA
- a CDS encoding DUF6361 family protein has product MGAIGWIDFSSEHREKMRAAIDCLSTPGAIDELGIGTIRDAFADILFPGVSTIQTRPKYFVQTARLVEGRNGLAAACALLGEVTTDLYILAPF; this is encoded by the coding sequence ATGGGCGCAATTGGTTGGATCGACTTCTCTTCTGAACACCGCGAGAAAATGCGGGCAGCCATTGATTGCCTGTCCACCCCAGGTGCGATCGACGAACTTGGCATAGGCACCATTCGCGATGCATTCGCTGATATACTCTTCCCAGGCGTCTCTACGATCCAGACAAGGCCAAAGTATTTCGTTCAAACGGCGCGACTCGTTGAAGGGAGAAATGGACTAGCGGCAGCTTGCGCGTTGCTTGGTGAAGTGACTACCGATCTTTATATTTTGGCCCCGTTCTGA
- a CDS encoding helix-turn-helix transcriptional regulator, translating into MPRAKRSAPVSRPPLARMLRIHEELKANRLPNASTLSKLLETSTKTINRDINYMRDQLGLPVEWDAPANGYRYTSYVDSFPLVQVSEGELFALLVAQKALEPYQGTPFHAPLETAMRKISDGLKDKVFISLDHIGTPVSFKFAGVSTADLEIFQIVNRALVRSEELHFEYKNLGTSKWLKRRVQPWHLCCVEGQWYLVGWDLNREAKRTFALVRMQKLMLPGKSFEAPKDFDIQQHLKDAFGIFVGEERHKIRIEFDAWAAQLIREKAWHPAQELIDLEDGRVEFRIELADLNEIERWILSWGSHAKVLAPAKLKKNIRAHAEAMLAKA; encoded by the coding sequence ATGCCGAGAGCCAAACGTTCCGCCCCTGTTTCACGCCCCCCCCTCGCCCGGATGCTGCGCATCCACGAGGAGCTCAAAGCCAACCGTCTGCCCAATGCGAGCACACTGTCCAAACTGCTGGAAACTTCGACCAAGACGATCAACCGGGACATCAACTACATGCGCGACCAGCTCGGCCTGCCGGTGGAATGGGACGCCCCCGCCAACGGCTACCGCTACACCAGCTATGTGGACAGCTTCCCGCTGGTGCAGGTCTCGGAAGGCGAACTCTTTGCCCTGCTCGTCGCTCAAAAGGCGCTGGAGCCCTATCAGGGGACGCCTTTCCATGCACCTCTGGAAACAGCCATGCGGAAGATCTCGGACGGCCTGAAGGACAAGGTCTTCATCTCCCTCGACCACATCGGCACACCGGTGAGTTTCAAATTCGCCGGCGTGTCCACGGCCGACCTTGAAATCTTCCAGATCGTGAACCGCGCCCTCGTGCGTTCCGAGGAGCTTCACTTCGAGTACAAGAACCTGGGCACAAGCAAGTGGCTGAAGCGCCGCGTGCAGCCCTGGCACCTCTGCTGCGTGGAAGGCCAATGGTACCTGGTCGGCTGGGACCTCAACCGTGAAGCCAAGCGCACCTTCGCCCTGGTCCGGATGCAGAAGCTGATGCTGCCGGGCAAAAGCTTCGAGGCGCCGAAGGATTTTGACATCCAGCAGCACCTGAAGGACGCCTTCGGGATCTTCGTCGGCGAGGAACGTCACAAAATCCGCATCGAGTTTGATGCCTGGGCGGCGCAACTGATCCGGGAAAAGGCATGGCACCCCGCCCAGGAGCTGATCGACTTGGAAGACGGCCGCGTGGAATTCCGGATCGAGCTGGCCGACCTGAATGAGATTGAACGCTGGATTCTAAGCTGGGGCTCACATGCCAAAGTGCTGGCTCCGGCCAAGCTCAAGAAGAATATTCGCGCGCACGCCGAAGCGATGCTGGCAAAAGCCTGA
- a CDS encoding FAD-binding and (Fe-S)-binding domain-containing protein, with amino-acid sequence MISDAQAPLIETEKLSQLRTQLQGRLDTGPVLRKLYSTDASEYQELPLAVAFPETEADIATLIRFAGENGLSLIPRAAGTSLAGQVVGNGIVVDAGKHFGQILSLDADKGIVRVQPGVVRNELNHYLLPHGLLFGPETSTANRAMIGGMVGNNSCGSNSLMYASTREHLISTRGFLSDGSEVTFKALTPDEFTAKCEGETLEAAIYRKCRELLGDAANRALITEKFPKRSIPRRNTGYALDLLMDAEVFDPASDKPFNLCKLIAGSEGTLFFGVEFELLCDPLPPKHSALLCAHFENVDQALRSVLPALAYKPSGVELLDRYILEATKRNREQLKNRFFVEGDPGAILVVDIRRDDAEEVDAVIAKVAADIQAAGYGYAFPVLKGEDEAKVWELRRAGQGLVSNIPGDAKPREVCEDTAVDVAELADYIAEFDTMMREKHGKDCVYYAHAGSGELHTRPLFNLKTEEGLKTFRGVAEDVAALVKKYNGSLSGEHGDGRLRGEFIPFMVGEECFALMRAVKEVFDPKHLFNPGKIIDCAPMDTSLRYGPDKPNPEYPTIFDFSDSKGVLRAAENCNGSGDCRKGHLAGGTMCPSYMASRNEKETTRARANILRHALTNPKDPKNPFNNDEIKEVLDLCLSCKGCKSECPSNVDIAKLKAEFLQHYYDANGVPLRSRMIANFALSSRMVSTIPWFWNALFGTEWSRRILNRMVGFHPDRTIPMLHSTTVAKWHRKKEAAPAQRKVYLFCDEFTNYNDVPLGQKTIGLLERLGYEVIIPEHLESARTWLSKGLIRKAKEIANENVRRLAPLISEEAPLVGIEPSAILGFRDEYIDLAEGELKEQARDLSKHCLMLDEFIIREFDAGHIRSDQFEAREQLIKLHGHCFQKSLASVVPTVRALQIPEGYKVHMIPSGCCGMAGSFGYEKEHYELSMKVGELVLFPTVRQQPADVIIAAPGTSCRHQIHDGTGRTAKHPAEILFEALKQ; translated from the coding sequence ATGATCTCCGACGCCCAAGCCCCCCTGATAGAGACAGAGAAACTCTCCCAACTACGCACACAGCTCCAAGGCCGCCTCGATACCGGGCCGGTACTTCGCAAGCTCTACTCGACCGATGCGTCCGAGTACCAGGAACTGCCGCTTGCGGTGGCCTTTCCCGAGACCGAAGCGGATATCGCGACACTCATCCGCTTTGCCGGTGAGAACGGGCTCAGCCTGATTCCCCGTGCCGCCGGCACCTCACTGGCCGGTCAGGTCGTAGGCAACGGCATCGTGGTCGACGCGGGCAAGCACTTCGGTCAGATTCTTTCACTCGATGCGGACAAAGGTATCGTCCGCGTCCAACCGGGCGTGGTGCGCAACGAGCTGAACCACTACCTGCTCCCCCACGGCCTGCTCTTCGGACCGGAGACCTCGACCGCGAACCGCGCGATGATCGGGGGCATGGTGGGCAATAATTCCTGCGGGTCCAACTCGCTGATGTATGCGTCCACCCGGGAGCACCTGATCTCGACCCGCGGCTTCCTCAGCGACGGCTCCGAAGTCACCTTCAAGGCACTGACACCGGACGAGTTTACCGCCAAGTGCGAAGGTGAGACATTGGAAGCCGCCATCTACCGGAAGTGTCGGGAGCTCCTGGGCGACGCAGCCAATCGTGCACTGATCACGGAAAAATTCCCCAAGCGCAGCATTCCCCGCCGCAACACAGGCTACGCACTCGACCTGCTGATGGATGCCGAGGTATTTGATCCGGCCTCCGACAAGCCCTTCAACTTGTGCAAGCTGATCGCCGGTTCCGAAGGCACGCTTTTCTTCGGCGTCGAATTCGAACTCCTGTGCGATCCCCTGCCGCCCAAGCACAGCGCCCTGCTCTGCGCCCACTTCGAGAATGTCGACCAGGCGCTCCGCTCGGTTCTTCCAGCCCTCGCCTACAAGCCCTCCGGGGTCGAGCTTCTGGACCGCTACATTCTGGAAGCCACGAAGCGGAATCGGGAACAACTCAAGAACCGTTTCTTTGTCGAAGGCGATCCCGGTGCGATCCTCGTGGTGGACATCCGCAGAGATGACGCGGAGGAAGTCGATGCGGTCATCGCCAAAGTGGCCGCCGACATCCAGGCGGCCGGCTACGGTTACGCCTTTCCGGTGCTCAAGGGCGAGGACGAAGCCAAGGTCTGGGAACTGCGCCGGGCCGGCCAGGGACTCGTCAGCAACATCCCCGGCGACGCCAAGCCACGTGAAGTCTGCGAAGACACCGCGGTCGATGTGGCGGAGCTGGCCGACTACATCGCGGAGTTCGATACCATGATGCGAGAGAAGCACGGCAAGGACTGTGTGTATTACGCGCATGCCGGTTCCGGCGAGCTCCACACACGTCCCCTCTTCAACCTGAAGACCGAAGAGGGCCTGAAGACTTTCCGCGGTGTGGCCGAAGACGTGGCAGCGCTGGTCAAGAAATACAACGGCTCCCTCAGCGGCGAACACGGCGACGGACGCCTGCGCGGCGAATTCATCCCCTTCATGGTCGGCGAGGAATGCTTCGCCCTGATGCGTGCGGTCAAGGAAGTCTTTGATCCCAAGCATCTGTTCAATCCCGGAAAAATCATCGACTGCGCGCCGATGGACACGTCCTTGCGCTACGGCCCGGACAAACCGAATCCGGAGTATCCGACGATCTTCGACTTTTCCGACAGCAAGGGCGTCCTGCGCGCCGCGGAAAACTGCAATGGCTCCGGCGACTGCCGCAAGGGGCACTTGGCCGGCGGCACCATGTGCCCGAGCTACATGGCCTCGCGCAACGAGAAGGAAACGACACGGGCCCGGGCCAACATCCTGCGGCATGCGCTCACGAACCCGAAGGACCCGAAGAACCCCTTCAACAATGACGAGATCAAGGAGGTCCTCGACCTCTGCCTGTCCTGCAAGGGCTGCAAGTCCGAGTGCCCCTCCAATGTCGACATCGCCAAACTGAAGGCGGAGTTCCTCCAGCATTACTACGATGCCAACGGGGTCCCGCTTCGCTCCCGCATGATCGCCAATTTCGCGCTGTCCAGCCGCATGGTCTCCACCATCCCCTGGTTCTGGAACGCGCTCTTCGGCACCGAGTGGTCCCGCCGGATTCTGAACCGCATGGTCGGCTTCCATCCCGACCGCACGATTCCGATGCTGCACAGCACCACGGTGGCAAAGTGGCATCGCAAGAAAGAGGCGGCACCGGCCCAACGAAAAGTCTACCTCTTCTGCGACGAGTTCACCAACTACAACGATGTGCCGCTCGGGCAAAAGACGATCGGGCTTCTGGAACGGCTCGGCTACGAGGTGATCATACCCGAGCATTTGGAAAGTGCCCGCACCTGGCTCTCCAAAGGACTGATCCGCAAAGCGAAAGAGATCGCCAATGAGAACGTGCGCCGGCTCGCCCCCCTGATTTCCGAAGAGGCGCCGCTGGTCGGGATCGAACCTTCCGCGATACTGGGCTTCCGCGACGAATACATCGACCTGGCGGAGGGCGAGCTCAAGGAACAGGCACGCGACCTGTCAAAGCACTGCCTGATGCTGGACGAATTCATCATCCGCGAATTTGACGCCGGTCACATCCGCTCCGATCAATTCGAAGCCCGCGAGCAACTGATCAAGCTCCACGGACACTGTTTCCAGAAATCGCTGGCTTCGGTCGTGCCCACCGTACGCGCGCTGCAAATTCCCGAAGGCTACAAGGTACACATGATTCCGTCCGGCTGTTGCGGCATGGCGGGTTCCTTCGGCTACGAGAAGGAGCACTATGAACTGTCCATGAAGGTGGGCGAGCTCGTGCTCTTTCCCACGGTCCGCCAACAACCGGCCGATGTCATCATCGCCGCCCCCGGCACCTCCTGCCGTCACCAGATTCACGACGGCACGGGCCGCACGGCCAAGCATCCGGCAGAGATCCTCTTCGAGGCCCTCAAGCAGTAG
- a CDS encoding glycosidase: MKFEAKLKELVARHEQLITRPNEVDDSHENGIYKRYKNCVLTRAHAPVFWRYDINPETNPRLLERLGVNAAMNSGAIYLNGKFYLVPRMEGNDRKSFFAIAESPNGVDNFRIQDRPLLIPELPNDGTNLYDMRLVQHEDGWIYGIFCVERRPEGAPASDLSVAEAQCGIVRTKDLIEWERLPDFQSPSPQQRNVVLHPEFVDGKYAWYTRPQDGFIDTGSGGGLGFALSESTNPAICGPEQIINSRVYHTIKEVKNGAGAAPIKTPKGWLHIAHGVRNCASGLRYVLYAFVTDLNDPTKVIAEPGGHFIAPLGGERVGDVSNVVFSNGIAVRGEEVFIYYASCDTRMHVATTDIPTLLDYAFNTPSDALRTGPCTQQRIDLVERNLAYAKAQGLDVGQESSWR; this comes from the coding sequence ATGAAATTTGAAGCCAAACTCAAGGAGCTCGTTGCCCGCCACGAGCAGCTGATCACCCGCCCGAACGAAGTCGACGACAGTCACGAAAACGGCATCTACAAGCGCTACAAGAACTGTGTGCTGACGCGGGCGCATGCCCCCGTTTTCTGGCGCTACGACATCAACCCGGAAACCAACCCGCGCCTGCTCGAGCGTCTGGGCGTCAATGCGGCGATGAACTCGGGAGCGATCTACCTGAACGGTAAATTCTATCTGGTGCCGCGCATGGAAGGCAACGATCGCAAAAGTTTCTTCGCGATCGCCGAAAGTCCCAACGGGGTGGACAACTTCCGCATCCAGGACAGGCCACTGCTGATCCCGGAACTGCCCAACGACGGCACCAACCTTTACGACATGCGACTGGTGCAGCACGAAGACGGCTGGATCTACGGCATCTTCTGCGTGGAGCGCCGTCCGGAAGGCGCGCCGGCCTCGGATCTATCCGTGGCGGAAGCCCAGTGCGGCATCGTCCGGACCAAGGACCTGATCGAGTGGGAACGGCTCCCCGACTTCCAAAGCCCCTCCCCCCAGCAACGCAACGTCGTACTCCACCCGGAATTCGTCGACGGCAAGTATGCCTGGTACACCCGGCCACAGGACGGATTCATCGACACCGGATCCGGCGGCGGCCTCGGCTTTGCCCTTTCCGAATCCACCAATCCGGCCATCTGCGGACCGGAGCAAATCATCAACAGCCGGGTCTACCACACCATCAAGGAGGTCAAGAACGGGGCCGGCGCCGCGCCGATCAAGACCCCCAAAGGCTGGCTGCATATTGCCCACGGTGTGCGCAACTGTGCCTCCGGACTGCGCTACGTTCTGTATGCCTTTGTCACCGACTTAAACGACCCGACCAAGGTAATCGCCGAACCCGGTGGCCATTTCATCGCCCCCCTCGGCGGCGAGCGTGTGGGCGATGTTTCCAATGTCGTCTTCAGCAACGGTATCGCCGTGCGGGGTGAAGAAGTCTTCATCTACTACGCCTCCTGCGACACCCGGATGCATGTCGCCACCACGGACATCCCGACCCTGCTGGACTATGCGTTCAACACACCGTCGGACGCGCTCCGCACCGGTCCTTGCACCCAGCAGCGGATCGACTTGGTGGAACGCAACCTCGCCTATGCCAAAGCCCAAGGCCTCGACGTCGGACAGGAATCGAGCTGGCGGTAG
- a CDS encoding glycoside hydrolase family 2 protein, translating to MSAAQNLGTDSVGYLQLNNRKSRSLNGKWGFFADNMLAFGLKRSRNVFEGLKPEEEDRAIEYDIDAFDPISVPGDWNTQKKEYLLFEGVGWYARRVRLSDAEIKAIESGRRLFLRLDGVNYAADVWWNGQPLGSAELPFLPLSFELSAERLQSDNLLVVRVDARRMEHRIPAERYDWFNYGGLIRSVRLISTPPVFVSQAAYHSTRIRSRQGSQAEVDGTYSCSLNGNADWSGCEIELEIPSLQYRARKPVRKGELNFNLKNLPVELWEPGAPKLYESRLCLYRDGQPVDRIRQEIGFKQVECEGTRLLVNQKPAYLKGVALHEERLGAEGGKPRNLRDVRKLLDLAQETGCNFMRLAHYPYDESWLAECDRRGLLVWDEIPVYWEITYKDPRTESIIRQSAVRMVELSRGHACVLCHALANETWERPGRKRVMGAALRAVKRLDPDIPVTAAFNAPYKDGKYDVESVGHSIYEQMDVIGLNEYGGWYSPPLKELAKANIVVGQKPLFVTEFGAAGPVGVSGPKDKLWNLDSQKAIYKEQIAMFERCEALSGWTPWVLKDFRSTLRANGFQRGWNRKGLVGPKGEKKPVFDLVKRAFRKKRKGR from the coding sequence ATGAGTGCAGCGCAGAATTTGGGAACGGATAGTGTGGGCTATCTGCAGTTGAACAATCGAAAGAGCCGGAGCCTGAACGGGAAATGGGGCTTCTTCGCGGATAACATGTTGGCCTTCGGTCTGAAGCGCAGCCGCAACGTCTTCGAAGGCCTCAAGCCGGAAGAGGAGGACCGTGCGATCGAGTATGATATCGACGCCTTCGATCCGATTTCGGTGCCGGGCGACTGGAACACGCAGAAGAAGGAATACCTTTTGTTTGAAGGGGTCGGTTGGTACGCGAGGCGGGTCCGTTTGAGCGATGCCGAGATCAAAGCCATCGAGTCGGGACGCCGGCTTTTCCTTCGCCTCGACGGTGTGAACTATGCCGCGGATGTCTGGTGGAACGGGCAGCCACTGGGCTCGGCCGAGCTGCCGTTTTTGCCTCTCAGCTTTGAACTTTCTGCGGAGCGACTCCAATCGGACAATCTGCTCGTGGTCCGTGTCGATGCCCGTCGTATGGAGCACCGGATACCCGCCGAGCGATATGACTGGTTCAACTACGGAGGTCTGATCCGGAGTGTCCGGCTCATCTCGACGCCTCCGGTGTTTGTTAGCCAGGCGGCCTATCATTCGACCCGCATACGGTCGAGGCAGGGAAGCCAGGCGGAGGTGGACGGGACCTACAGCTGCAGCCTGAACGGCAACGCGGACTGGTCCGGTTGCGAGATCGAGCTGGAGATCCCGTCCTTGCAATACCGTGCGCGCAAGCCGGTGCGGAAAGGGGAGCTTAACTTTAATTTGAAGAATCTGCCGGTCGAGCTTTGGGAGCCCGGTGCCCCGAAGCTCTATGAAAGCAGGCTCTGCTTGTATCGAGACGGTCAGCCGGTTGACCGGATCCGTCAGGAAATCGGCTTCAAGCAAGTCGAGTGCGAGGGTACCCGCTTGCTGGTAAATCAAAAGCCCGCCTATTTGAAAGGGGTGGCCTTGCACGAGGAGCGTTTGGGCGCCGAGGGCGGCAAGCCGCGTAATCTCCGCGACGTGCGCAAGCTGCTGGACCTCGCCCAGGAAACCGGCTGCAATTTCATGCGTCTGGCGCATTACCCCTACGACGAGTCATGGCTGGCCGAGTGCGACCGCCGTGGACTGCTCGTTTGGGATGAGATTCCCGTGTATTGGGAAATCACCTACAAGGATCCGCGTACCGAGTCGATCATCAGGCAAAGTGCGGTCCGCATGGTCGAGCTCAGCCGCGGGCATGCCTGCGTGCTTTGTCACGCGCTGGCCAACGAGACCTGGGAGCGTCCGGGCAGAAAGCGTGTCATGGGGGCCGCCTTGCGGGCGGTCAAGCGCCTCGACCCCGACATCCCGGTGACCGCGGCTTTCAACGCGCCTTACAAGGACGGGAAGTACGATGTGGAGTCGGTCGGTCATTCCATCTACGAGCAGATGGATGTGATTGGACTCAACGAGTACGGCGGATGGTACAGCCCGCCGCTCAAGGAACTGGCGAAGGCGAACATTGTTGTCGGGCAGAAGCCTCTCTTCGTGACAGAGTTCGGTGCGGCCGGACCGGTCGGGGTGTCAGGTCCCAAGGACAAGCTTTGGAACCTCGACAGCCAGAAGGCGATTTACAAGGAGCAGATTGCCATGTTTGAGCGCTGCGAAGCACTCAGCGGATGGACGCCCTGGGTGCTGAAGGATTTTCGAAGCACGCTCCGTGCGAACGGCTTCCAAAGGGGATGGAACCGCAAGGGGCTGGTGGGCCCCAAGGGCGAAAAAAAGCCCGTCTTCGATCTGGTGAAGCGGGCTTTTCGCAAGAAGCGCAAAGGACGTTAA